A stretch of DNA from Montipora foliosa isolate CH-2021 chromosome 4, ASM3666993v2, whole genome shotgun sequence:
TGCAAGTCACCTATTTACTTGTGCGATGCACTGAAGCACGATGTTCTCCACCTGTTTCGAGAGGTTTGCTTTAAGCTATGATTTTTCTTGTCATTTTCTCAGGAGAAAACGTTCGCACGCTAGGCAATCGCCGGCATGTTGGACGACAAGAACCATAGATCTTTCAATAATAATCTCCTTACGTTCGTCATtcaacaatttttaaattcaatacTTTCAAAGTATTGACATTGCACTCATTCAACAACTGGAACCTATTTGACAATTGACACCCCTCCATTTGGTGGAAAAAGAGCTCTGGCACACTCCATGCAGATGGGGCAAAAAACCCTTGACAGGTGGTCATCACCAAAAACAAACAACTAGTgatcatttattttcattagtGACTTTCTTGAATCCATCAGAGGAAGAGGTTCGTGGTATCATCAAGTCTTCCGCCAATGCTTCATGTCTGCTGGATCCAATTCCTCCTACATGGCTACTAAAGCAATGCtgtgacattgacatcttacTACCCGTCATTACGCAAATGACGAGGTTATCTCTAAGAGATGGTATTGTTCCTGATTGCCGGAAAAACGCCCCGGTAAGGCCATCGCTAAAGAAACAGGGTCTTGATGCTGAGTTTAAAAACTACAGGCCTGTTAGTAATTTACCTTTTATTGCTAAAATCGCCAGGCTCCGTCACTTAATTCCCTTTTCTACACTTTTAAACATTTATCGTTCGCTGATAGAACCTTATATTTGCTACGGCCTTGTTGCTTGGGGTCAGGCCCTAAATACACATTTGGACAAAATTGTAACCCTACAAAAGCGAGCTTTGCGTTTAATGTATTTCGTAGATTATAAATCTCATAGTGTGCCTCTATTCGTAAATTCAGGAATTCTGCCAGTTAAATTACTTTACTTATAATCGGTTGCCTCTTTGCTACATGATGTTGACAATCAGCATGCTCCACCCAATATCTCAAATCTATTTACTCGCTCGAAACAAATTCATTCCTACTCCACGCGGTGTGCAATAACTGGAGACTTCCATGTAGAAATGTCGAGAACAAACGAACGGTTATTGTCCTTCTCTAGAATTAGtacaaaaatatgaaatggtATCCCACCTGAAATTCGCCAGCTTAAGAAAACACACCTTAAACGTAAATGGAACGAATTACTTCTgacgttttttttaaattgaggagatgaatgttaaTATGCGCTACATCAATCTTTCCAAGTATATGGCTTTTCTTTAATACCTCagatcatttatttattcattttttattttcatttttttgatcACGTTTTTCTCTTATATACGAGGCGTTTTTTTGTGTAATTCTTGTTTGTGTATAATTCTTGTAAATtttcaagtgtctttttgtttaCTTGTGGGAGCCAGTAATAAAATGTCGCTGTGTAAGTGGCCCGCGTAGAATAGAAATGCTAACTGCGGGCCACCATGGTCTTGTTTGAATAATTATaaattgtttgtaaataaagttaaacttaaagttaaagttaaaaagCTGTAATTGTTCAAATAGTCCATCACTGTAGCTCAAATGGCCTACTTCCAGAAAAGCTGTCTTCCTATCGCAAATTCCACTTTACAGAAACGGCCCTACTGCGCATGAAAGTGAAAACGACATCCTGGCAGCCATGCCAAACAAGAAGTcatgctttttaatttgttagACCTTAGCGCTGCTTTTGACGCGATAGATCATGACCTACTTCTGAATGTGTTAGAGTACGATTTTGGAGTTTGTGGTGTGGTTAAAAGTTGGATTAAATCATTTTTATCGTCAAGGAAGCAGCGAATAATGGTTAAAAATAATCTATCTGACAGTTTCAATCTAAAGTCTGCCGTGCCTCAAGGCAGCTGCCTTGCATGGGCCTGTGTTGTTTCTGCTATATGCCTCTGGTTTATCGAAGATCGTCCCTAAGCACCTGCCTGATGTTCACACACTTGCGCAGGCGACACACAGCTAATATATGTCGTTTAACCTGGATCAACGGATGACGCATTAGAGGTTCTTCAAAATTACATCTCTGGAGTTCGTTTGTGGCTAATGTCATATCGACTCCTCATAAATGACTCGAAGACTGAGGTATTGCTAGTAGGATCGCGTCAACAGCTATCGAAGATCAATAGTACAGTGAGGGCATTAAAGTCGGCGAGCCTATCATCAAGCCGACTGAAAGTTTATGCAATCTCAGACCGGCATGGTTTAACCGCCACATGTCTATGGATGAGCATATTAGCAAAGCTTGCATGAAAGCTTTCTTTGGTCTATACAACATCAAACAAATCAGGAAATATCTATAGCCAGACACAACTAAAACGTTGTTCCATGCTCTGGTCACCTTTCATCTAAATTACCCTATTCCTCATTATCAGATTCAACGACTACAGCACATCCTGAATGTGGCAGCTCGCGTTGTATGTCTCGTTTCTAAATACAACCACATAACTCCACTACTAAAAAGTTTTTCACTGGCTACCGGTTAAATATCGTATTATGTTCAAGATACTACTTTTAATCTATAAAGTACAGAATGGAATTGCCCCTGTATACTTGGTGACTCTTTTAAAGCCGAAAGCTGCTGGTTGCTATAATCTAAGAAATCAGGACAACCTTCTACAGATCCCAAATACTAAGTACAAGACATTTTGGAGACAGGGCATTCTTTAAGGCTGCCCTAACactatggaacagtcttccaCTGAGCCTTAGAAATCAAACTAACACTgaaacatttattttttattcatgTAAATATTCATTGTAAATAAGCTATTAGAATATCAATTAGTATAAATTAGTATAAGCgctttataaattattattattattattattattattattattattattattattattattattaggtttTTTCGTTACTTATTTTTAGGCTCATGTCCTCTTTGCTTTTTCTTATTCAGTTTATCCACATGTGAAGTGAAGAGAGGTATCCTGATTGATTGGCTAGGAGCAATTAATATTCGATATGGTCTGACAAAACGATATCTTCAAGGAAACATAGGAGTTATCGACTCTTCATCGCGTTCTCTTGCTATTATCGATGAAgccttttcacatgacgtcacgatgtccatgttgatgttccaaaacaaagaaatggcggtcATGATCATGGTCTACCagactaatcctccgggaattgaactctagtTTTATGcaaatgctttcttttgtttcagtaatccaatatggcttccgctcacgtgagtgaaaacgctccatttTCCATTTTCGCATTCTCCATACTAACTaagaacagacaccaataaaccgatGCTTACAACTTCCcacaccctacaaacgactcatcgacgacatcaacagacaaacaacacactgatttactctcacagtaatGCCTACctaacgtattctacgatacgcgtacagaccttagacctatagacggatcgcaACGCACCTATCATTGTTTAGTCTTctcagccaattacatctactgtaggctcaactgacagtcgaccaataacatcacgaataagttgaccaatgacatctgcgaccggagttcttatagtatattcaataattatttatgtaattatactaatataatttagtatataccacacaatgCAAGTGAATAGCCTCTCCACGCGGGCTGATTGGCAAACTCGGAGGTGACTAGCCAAGTACTTTTCACCTCTGAGATccaaagagaaacaaaattgCTTCCGGCGCGCGAGATTTGAACTGATTTCTgaccacattttacaaaaacaaactaGTTTTATTGGTTCTCCTTTttttcaacttgtgtggtatatactaaaacaaatattcacCTCAGTCGGTGAATGTGGTGTAtatcacctccacttcggtttAGGGtcattttctttaattgttGTCGTTGCGCCATGCGTGGCTCACTCCGTTAGCCATCGAGCAGCTTCAAAATTTTCTTCAAGAAGACTAAAACTAGTATTTCTCTGTATTTCATACGAAAGATTCAGTCGTTTATACCCCAACAATTTCATGACATGTTGGCAGTAATGTCCAATGACTGTGATGTCATACGGCATGACTCTCCATCTCCATCTATTAGCTCCTTCGGCGGAATCTTCGCGCCACGGATGAGCTTTCTGTACTTCATTTGTCTTACCTTTGTGAGTCGctaaataaaaccatttgctCAAGCCCTCATCCATAGGGAGGTCTGCAAATTCTAATATTTGTGGAAGATTTTTCGAAGGGTTCAGCGCCAAGTCTTCATAACGCAATAATTTGATTCGCTTTCTCCACCTCGGGGTTAACGTCCTTAGGATGTCGAGATTTTCCTCAGTTTCTTTGCAGTTTAAGTACGCGAACTCTCTTGTCTTTGCTAGACCAATTCTGTCCTTATCGCGAAAAAAGTTCACCGCTTGAGAAGACGGAATGATCCCTCGAGGATCGCGGACCAGGAATAGTATCTTGCAATCAAATTCACTCGATGAGTCACACATTTTAATCAAGTGTTTACTATTCGTTTGAGGCATTCGACCGAATAGAGCTTTGACCACCGTCATGCTATATTTCGTTCTACAAGCCTGCTCCAACATTCTTTTATCGAAATTGCTTTGGCAGGTTTCACTTGTCCATAACGAATCAGAAGTGTTGTAGGAACAAAATGGTGGCGATGATAAAGCAACACTAATTTGGGTTTCACGAGTATTTTTTCCGTTCACTGCTCGGTAGTAATGATCTAAATCTTGAACATGCCTATCTGACACGAAATTACACTGTAGCACGCCGTTCATCCATTCCAAGCTTTTCTCTTCATAGTCCTTGTCGAACGGGTTTAATTTTCTATGGATACGTTCCGCTGTTTGATACGGTTCGAATAAATAAAACACCTTAGGGTGGTGATTGAATATATTGCCCGTGAAGGACGAACCAGAGCGACCGTGAGcgactatgatcaaattttgtCGTTTTCCACTTTTGTTTCCCTCAGTTTGTCCTCGAAGGCTCTTGCTTCCAAGATATTGAAGAAAGTGGACTCGCGTATCGCCTTCAGTGCCCGCTTGCATTTCAACCTGTGGCATGTTAATGTtatgagagaaaaaaatatcagcGGTAATAAGAGAGATCAACATCGATGCTAAGAAGAAAGCCGGTACTAAGCAACGGCGAAATCGTCGAAATCTTCGTTTAAACATAGTCCGCGAAGAGGCGCTTCTGGTTCGTCCAAACTCAAAGCAACAAGAAATAACAGCTATTCAATGCCGAGTAGCACGTCTGCTTTGGTCGACTTGAAAAGTGCAGACATCATTTGCAAATGTAGTCactgaagcaaagaaaaaatacataaaaattATCCGCAGAATCAGGTTATTATTAGCATACTGGCAAGATCTGGCAACGCTCGAAAGGGCAAGACTGAAAAGCAGAGGTAATTTGGTAGACTGCGAGCAGGCTCTAATTTGCTCGAAAATCTTCCGAAAATTCCTACTCGCGCGCTACTCGTGGCACGCGGCTGGCCACTCGCACTCGCCTATATGCACCGCCAACTATCtgcaatagacctaatcggctaactcaatgttgtactcaattcaaatctcccggaattaagattctttgtgtattgtatttgtatgataatgtagcattcataattaaatgatatggaaatacctggaacaaaacgttttattcccaaagggtttgaattgggtacaacatcgcCTATTAGCCTATTAGGTCTATCATTAAAAACTGAATGCAATTTTTAGAGGGGTTAAAAACaatgacccccagtccatggactacccaaatggattTCCCTTGTGTGGGCAttagaagggctaacgctcacatggtttacgtGGGTAGAAAACAGCACTTTACGTTACCctacaatagttaattctgttgaaatataaaaaaaagtgctacacggcctacgtttgcaaaaacgtaatccttcttTGTACCCAAAAATGGACTGACTCAAacaaatactatttcgaatgattAATATTGAAAGAACTCAATTGATTATATACTTACATTGCATGTTTTCGTCTTCACGGCCACATGCGACTAAATTCAGGAATTGCATAGGTTTCGCTTCAATTGCATGAAGTAAACGGACatcacaacaattattgaaaccTAACCTTCTTAAAATGGGTGCTTGACGTTGACCAACGCCGTTGTTTACaatggatgtttaggcttagcactaattgtgACGCTGCTGACGACCAATAGTACTGACAATGGGTCAGGTAACgcctttgtttaaaaaaagcgATGAAACTTGTAAGGCTTAACAATATACACGAGAGGCTGTTACTACGCAGATGAGTGATTTTTACCGTGCGATTCTGTCAGATTTTGTCAGTTCTTATATTAAAGAAAGTTCGGATCACTCACCGTTTCTGGGAAACCCCCGTACATTCACTCGTTTTGAATTTCTAGTCCTTATGCCAAAAATCGTTCGCTTtttgataaaagcatgaaacgtataatcacctcaagtgcaaagaatcagcgcagagaattttcaataattacctatgtaattatactcaTATAATTTATTAGAAAACAGTCCCAAGAAAATAggtgcgctgattggttaaaaatcgtgtttctataactcgatggagacacagaactagcgcgagctgttgacgtaggGATGGCGCGAGCAAAAAGAATTTACagtttgataattagagttaacaagcttttttactcgtggatatatccacgagttttggtggggatctttatgcaaatttgtcactcctgcgtaaccggaagttcgatctcattagccaatcaggatggataatcacaacacagctgtgacttcctgttcgctacaaggttgtgcgccgccattgaTGTTTGTGGCTTTCTTCGTAAGTGTTTaatttgagcaccttccgctgcatttagaagcaagaaactgaagaattaaagaaacggcgttcttcgaaggtgaagcaaaagattctgaacaagtacacattggtgcaattaataGTGCACCGCCTTCTACTCTCCAACGCGAAGACTTAAATACATGTcgaaatggaatcgacagacGTACACATGGTGAgaagcggtcagtgtaaaacgcagactgcagaccgggggtaaaatgcagactgaggttataatttaattgttgaaaaacccaaacccattagaaatgctaacagttaagcctaaatattgttttaggcccagttaggcctaaggttagcatttctaaggggtttgggctttttcaacagttacgttataacctcagtctgcattttacccctggtctgcagtctgcagtctgcgttttacactgaccgtggTGAGAAGACTCGAGAAGACAGTCTCTGTcgatcccctaagctcacgagggattaataaattccatttggaaggtgacttccatttggagagtgacatcgaatttatcaaagtataccaatgtttatcaaagctatcacgaagttttgcaagctgagtcatcaaagccatatgaatccaacttgaacaacatcattgacatgaaaaacagtgaggcaaccaagcaacccatgcttccagacactagtacttgtgtggcGGACCATAATGacgaactgtcgaaagactcggtcatTAATTATGTAAGGGAAAGTGATATggaatccgtaccaatctcctaCAGTAGAGCAAGGGCTAAGGCcgttagcaaatgcaaacacTCTCCCTGGAACAGAGAACGTTCCACTGAGAATTCCTTATaagaaaacgtcgagcttgtttcataaggacaaggtaattagaaagtgtatggtgcattatttaaagaagagCTTACCTAGttcgtctgagttgagaaagtgtttatctctcGCTTTTGGAAAATAGTATTATATTGCAGTAAAAATGTCTAGacctagaccgcaactcagacgtaacaattcttcgagagtaggagattctaatcgtcatttttatcttattacccacaggactgctaaacacaaaaaagacttgtcagttctattgtgtATTCGAGATCAATCTGTTACTAAGCATTCAACAAAACTGAACCTACAAAATGAGAGTTATTGTCTAacaagagaaaagctattgatatcaggagacattaaatcgaacccaggccccgTTGCTCATGGAACGTATACACATGCAGtactgagaaatccttctatagCACTGTTGTAGGCTCGATTTGCTCAGAAAGGATTGAAGACAGTAGAATGTtcctcagatggttcatgcttcttttcttctgttgcccaccagttatacaatgatgcttcctatcacatgaacgTGCATGCTGCTGGAGTCGAATACGTTAGAAACAaccgtcaaaaatttattggacccattacagagcaattgtgggtgtgttgtcacattaagatacatggtgtgatgcacttattgtgcaagcaTTTTCCGATGTATTAAATGTTGCAATACatataaatgaatccattgaggggtggACACCACtaactgttatcagtcctagaagcggacaacagggaactactgttattaacattggacatctagatgAAGGACACTATGTGTTTCAGCAgttcagttagattattataatgacagtatttcaggttatgaaatcagcagtgttaccaatgtcaacaattattcagagGTAATCATAGCAGCCAGTCGTGGGCGACAATGGCTGTTTCATTTAGGTCTGATCAAATTCCTCCACACAGCTCTGTCCTTAGCCTTCTGCTGCCAGGAACTCCCGTCTATGTCCAGCTTCTCCAGGTTTCTTTTTACAGAGTCTTTAAATCTGAGCCTTGGTCTACCCTGATTGCGTTTGCCCTCGCATAACTGTGAGTAAAGTAGCTGCCGAGGGAGACGCTGGTGGTCCATCCTCTCAACATGTCCGAGCCATCTCAGGTTCAACTGTATTAGCATATCCTCCATTGATGGTAGACCAGCTCGTTTCAACACTTCTATGTTGGTTATCTTGTCTTTCCATGAGATGTTCATTATTGCTCGAAGGTGTCTCACAAGGTACGCGTGGAGTTTCTTCACCTGCACTCTGTAGACAGTCCAAGTTTCAGCACCGTACAATAGAGTAGCCAGTACTGTCGCTCTGTACACTTTGCATTTCACATGGATAGACACATGTCGATTGTTCCACAGTCTCTCCCTCACGTTTCCAAACACAGAACTCGCTCTTCCTATTCTGAGAGATAGTTCATCGTACATCCTAGCATCCTCTGAAACAGTACTCCCTAGTTACTTGAAAGTCTTGCACTTGACTAGTGGCTCTGTACCAATGCTGATCTATTCTGATAGTGATGTTGATAATTGGAACTTTGGTGGTTTATAAAGACACTCTGTCTTCTTGATGTTGATTTGGAGGCTGAATTTGCTAGCTGCTCTTGCGAATTTCTCCACTAAAGATTGCATATCTTCCACACTGTGTGCAACTAGAGCACTGTCGTCGGCATAGAGCATTTCTCTTACTAACTTTATCGACGTCTTACTCTTGGCTTTAAACTGTGCCACATTGAACAAGTCTGCTTCTTTCCTTGTTTGAATGTATCCTTCTGAAGTGTCTTTCAAAGCCACCTCAAGCATGGCTGCGAGATATATCGAGAAACTGTAGGTGCCAGCACACACCCTTGTTTCACCCCGTTGCTTACTGAAAAGTCTTTAGATACTGAACCACTCATTGCCACGTTTGCTTGCATACCTGTATGGAGTGCCTCGATCAGGCTGACAAACTTCTCTGTACAACCATATTTCTTGAGTACCTACCAAAGTCCTTGTCGCGAAACTGTATCGAAGGCTTTACTGAAGTCTATGAAGACTACATAAAGCGGCATGTTCTGTTCGATACACTTTTCTTGAACCTATTTCAAGCAGAAAATCATGTCCATTGTTCTTCTTTCACTTCTAAAGCCGCACTGGGTTTCCGGTAGTACATTCTGCGAGATGTGTTCACTGAGTCTCTTAAGTAGTACACGTGAGAGAATCTTACCAACCGTGGCTAGTGGTGATATACCACGGTAATCTCCACAATCTTTCCTGTCA
This window harbors:
- the LOC138000512 gene encoding carbohydrate sulfotransferase 1-like; translation: MFKRRFRRFRRCLVPAFFLASMLISLITADIFFSHNINMPQVEMQAGTEGDTRVHFLQYLGSKSLRGQTEGNKSGKRQNLIIVAHGRSGSSFTGNIFNHHPKVFYLFEPYQTAERIHRKLNPFDKDYEEKSLEWMNGVLQCNFVSDRHVQDLDHYYRAVNGKNTRETQISVALSSPPFCSYNTSDSLWTSETCQSNFDKRMLEQACRTKYSMTVVKALFGRMPQTNSKHLIKMCDSSSEFDCKILFLVRDPRGIIPSSQAVNFFRDKDRIGLAKTREFAYLNCKETEENLDILRTLTPRWRKRIKLLRYEDLALNPSKNLPQILEFADLPMDEGLSKWFYLATHKGKTNEVQKAHPWREDSAEGANRWRWRVMPYDITVIGHYCQHVMKLLGYKRLNLSYEIQRNTSFSLLEENFEAARWLTE